In a single window of the Schistocerca americana isolate TAMUIC-IGC-003095 chromosome X, iqSchAmer2.1, whole genome shotgun sequence genome:
- the LOC124555143 gene encoding ubiquitin-like modifier-activating enzyme 1 yields the protein MSRLSVVSTEVDPPTKRRKIDSKYTAVVKTVLSDTNMAVNGVNGVAEIDEGLYSRQLYVLGHEAMRRMATSDVLISGLGGLGVEIAKNVILGGVKSVTLHDTVACEIADLNSQFYLTEEDIGKNRAEACHSQLAALNNYVPTSVHTDSLTESFIKQFKVVVLTESTLEEQLRVSEVTHSNDIALIVADVRGLFTQVFCDFGENFTVVDVNGESPVSAMIASISKDAEGLVACVDDARHGFEDGDFVKFSEIEGMTELNTCEPRKIRVLGPYTFSIGDTSNFSDYIHGGIVTQVKMPKTVNFKPLNESLKSPEFVVTDWAKFDRAMQIHLAFLALHEFVKQHKKFPRAWNSEDSEEFLTLAEKIREDNAIDAELQVDILSLFSKICRGDVPPLDAAIGGIVAQEVMKACSGKFNPIFQWLYFDAVECLPLDLSDMTEECCAPLGSRHDRQIAVFGKDFQDRLGKLKYFIVGAGAIGCELLKNFAMMGVGTKDDGKLIVTDMDLIEKSNLNRQFLFRSTDVQKPKSAVAARAVKIMNPALNIIAYETRVGLETEKIYDDKFFEELDGVANALDNIDARIYVDRRCVYYRKPLLESGTLGTKGNTQVVVPFLTESYSSSQDPPEKSIPICTLKNFPNAIEHTLQWARDVFEGLFCHSAQNAAKYLEDPSFAEKMLKLPGVQPVEVLESVKQALVDQRPFSFEDCVKWARCHWQEQYNNQIRQLLFNFPPDQLTSTGQPFWSGPKRRPEPLEFSVDDPLHLDYIIAAANLKAEVYGIPQNRDRGAIASIVETVEVPEFVPKSGVKIAVNDSQVLLAEASGNGAVDHDRVNSLMKALPTWENLEELTIKPLEFEKDDDTNFHMDFIVAASNLRALNYRIPLADRHKSKLIAGKIIPAIATTTSVVAGFICLELYKLTQGFKVLNRYKNGFINLALPLFAFSEPIAAPTMKYYDNEWSLWDRFEVSGELTLQEFLNYFKENHKLEITMLSQGVCMLYSFFMPKAKALERMSLPMSEIVKKVSKKKLEPHVRALVFELCCNDDEGNDIEVPYVRYTLP from the coding sequence ATGTCTAGACTGTCAGTGGTTTCTACTGAGGTGGATCCCCCTACTAAGAGGCGCAAAATTGACTCTAAATATACAGCTGTTGTAAAAACTGTTTTAAGTGATACGAACATGGCGGTGAACGGAGTTAACGGTGTTGCGGAAATAGATGAGGGGCTATATTCCAGACAGCTCTATGTCTTGGGACACGAAGCAATGCGTCGTATGGCTACATCAGACGTTCTCATTTCAGGACTTGGTGGTTTGGGCGTTGAAATTGCGAAGAATGTAATTTTAGGCGGCGTTAAATCTGTGACGTTGCATGACACTGTTGCTTGTGAAATAGCAGATTTGAATTCACAGTTTTACCTTACTGAAGAAGATATTGGCAAAAATAGGGCTGAAGCGTGTCACAGTCAGCTGGCAGCCCTTAATAACTATGTTCCTACCAGTGTCCACACAGATAGCTTGACAGAGAGTTTCATTAAGCAATTTAAAGTGGTTGTTTTGACAGAAAGCACGCTAGAAGAGCAGCTGCGAGTTTCAGAAGTCACTCACTCCAATGATATTGCTCTAATCGTGGCAGATGTCCGTGGTTTATTTACACAAGTGTTTTGTGATTTTGGTGAAAACTTTACAGTCGTTGACGTGAATGGTGAAAGCCCTGTGTCGGCTATGATTGCGAGTATTTCCAAGGATGCAGAAGGATTGGTGGCTTGCGTGGACGACGCACGTCATGGCTTCGAAGACGGCGACTTCGTGAAGTTCTCGGAGATCGAAGGTATGACAGAACTGAATACTTGTGAACCACGAAAAATACGTGTCCTTGGACCATACACTTTCTCAATTGGTGATACAAGTAATTTCAGCGATTATATCCATGGTGGAATTGTTACCCAAGTAAAGATGCCTAAAACTGTGAACTTTAAACCGTTGAATGAGTCTCTGAAGAGTCCAGAATTCGTTGTGACAGACTGGGCAAAATTTGATCGAGCAATGCAGATCCATTTGGCGTTCTTGGCACTCCATGAATTTGTTAAACAACACAAAAAGTTTCCCCGAGCGTGGAACTCGGAGGATTCTGAGGAATTTTTAACGTTGGCAGAGAAAATAAGGGAAGATAATGCAATTGACGCTGAATTGCAAGTTGACATCCTTTCcttattttcaaaaatttgcagGGGAGATGTACCCCCACTTGATGCTGCTATAGGTGGCATTGTTGCACAGGAAGTCATGAAAGCATGCAGTGGAAAATTTAACCCAATTTTTCAGTGGTTATATTTTGATGCTGTGGAATGTTTACCTCTTGATTTGTCTGACATGACTGAAGAATGCTGTGCTCCATTGGGCAGTCGACATGATAGACAGATAGCGGTGTTCGGGAAAGATTTCCAAGATCGTTTAGGTAAATTGAAGTACTTCATAGTCGGTGCCGGAGCGATAGGGTGCGAACTGCTTAAAAACTTCGCGATGATGGGTGTTGGCACCAAGGATGATGGGAAACTTATAGTTACAGATATGGATTTGATTGAAAAGTCCAATCTGAATAGACAATTCTTGTTCAGATCTACAGATGTGCAAAAACCAAAATCGGCGGTAGCCGCACGTGCTGTTAAGATCATGAATCCAGCTTTAAATATAATTGCTTATGAAACAAGGGTTGGTCTTGAAACTGAAAAAATATACGACGACAAATTTTTTGAAGAATTGGACGGTGTTGCAAATGCTCTGGATAATATTGATGCTCGTATTTATGTAGATCGCCGTTGTGTTTACTACAGAAAGCCTCTGCTCGAATCGGGCACATTAGGTACTAAGGGTAATACACAAGTGGTTGTGCCATTTCTGACAGAATCATACAGTTCATCTCAAGATCCGCCAGAAAAGAGCATTCCAATTTGTACGCTAAAAAATTTTCCAAATGCAATTGAGCATACATTACAATGGGCTCGTGATGTATTTGAAGGTCTCTTTTGCCACAGTGCTCAGAATGCTGCTAAGTATTTGGAAGATCCATCATTTGCTGAAAAGATGCTGAAATTACCAGGTGTTCAGCCAGTAGAGGTATTGGAGTCGGTAAAACAAGCTCTTGTTGATCAGCGCCCTTTTAGTTTTGAAGACTGTGTAAAGTGGGCCAGATGCCATTGGCAGGAGCAGTACAACAATCAAATACGCCAGCTACTCTTCAATTTTCCACCAGATCAGTTGACCTCCACTGGACAACCATTCTGGTCTGGACCTAAACGTCGGCCAGAACCTTTAGAATTTTCTGTTGATGATCCATTACATTTGGATTATATTATTGCTGCCGCTAATCTGAAAGCTGAAGTGTATGGTATACCTCAAAACAGAGATCGTGGAGCTATAGCAAGTATTGTGGAGACTGTAGAGGTACCTGAATTTGTTCCAAAGTCTGGGGTTAAAATAGCTGTAAATGATTCTCAGGTTCTGTTAGCAGAGGCTTCTGGTAATGGGGCTGTTGATCATGATCGAGTTAACTCTTTGATGAAGGCACTGCCAACTTGGGAGAATCTTGAAGAACTTACTATAAAGCCACTAGAGTTTGAAAAGGATGATGACACCAATTTCCACATGGACTTTATTGTGGCAGCTTCAAATCTTAGGGCTCTAAACTACAGAATTCCGCTTGCCGATCGCCATAAAAGCAAGCTCATAGCAGGCAAAATAATTCCTGCCATTGCCACTACTACTTCAGTTGTGGCTGGTTTTATTTGTCTTGAACTGTACAAACTGACCCAGGGTTTCAAAGTATTAAATCGCTACAAAAATGGATTTATTAATTTGGCTTTGCCCCTCTTTGCATTTTCAGAGCCTATTGCTGCACCAACAATGAAATATTATGATAATGAATGGAGTCTGTGGGATCGTTTTGAAGTTTCCGGTGAACTAACCCTTCAAGAATTTCTTAATTACTTTAAAGAGAACCATAAGTTGGAAATTACAATGCTATCTCAAGGAGTCTGTATGTTGTATTCATTCTTTATGCCAAAAGCAAAAGCTTTAGAGCGAATGTCTCTTCCTATGTCAGAAATTGTTAAAAAGGTGTCGAAGAAGAAGTTGGAACCCCATGTTAGGGCTTTGGTTTTCGAGTTGTGCTGCAATGATGATGAGGGTAATGACATTGAGGTACCATATGTTCGGTACACTCTCCCATGA